One genomic segment of Nocardioides cavernaquae includes these proteins:
- a CDS encoding glyceraldehyde-3-phosphate dehydrogenase, with the protein MTSDHFADWKRREALAEAMIPIIGHLYRERDVTILVHSRSLVNKSVISILKTHKYVRQIESRELSIVDTFPILQIIADLDLGPSRIDIGKLALAYAEDSNGQTLEEFVTAAVAGATGENKLVRDGHTDVVLYGFGRIGRLLARLLVEKSGSGNGLRLRAVVVRRGSDDDLKKRASLLRRDSIHGQFNGSISIDEERNLIIANGVEIQVIYSSDPTTVDYTEYGIDDAILIDNTGIWRDREGLSKHLRPGIAKVVLTAPGKGDVKNIVHGVNHGTIADDDDVISCASCTTNAIVPPLKAIEDEFGIVHGHVETVHSFTNDQNLLDNFHKGDRRGRSAPLNMVLTETGAASAIKKAMPDFGAHISGSSIRVPTPDVSMAILNLTLKKETTKEEFNEYLRNVSLHSGLKRQIDFTTSNDAVSTDFVGSRHASIVDANATIVNGSNAIVYLWYDNEFGYSCQVVRVVQHISGVEYPLFPQD; encoded by the coding sequence GTGACGTCTGACCACTTCGCCGACTGGAAGCGCCGCGAGGCGCTGGCCGAGGCGATGATCCCGATCATCGGCCACCTCTACCGTGAGCGCGACGTCACCATCCTGGTGCACAGCCGGTCGCTGGTGAACAAGTCCGTGATCAGCATCCTCAAGACGCACAAGTACGTGCGCCAGATCGAGTCGCGTGAGCTCAGCATCGTGGATACGTTCCCGATCCTGCAGATCATCGCCGACCTCGACCTGGGTCCGTCGCGCATCGACATCGGCAAGCTCGCGCTCGCCTACGCCGAGGACAGCAACGGCCAGACGCTCGAGGAGTTCGTCACCGCCGCCGTCGCCGGCGCCACCGGTGAGAACAAGCTGGTCCGCGACGGCCACACCGACGTCGTCCTCTACGGTTTCGGCCGCATCGGTCGCCTGCTGGCCCGCCTGCTCGTCGAGAAGTCCGGCTCCGGCAACGGCCTGCGCCTGCGCGCCGTCGTCGTACGCCGTGGCTCCGACGACGACCTGAAGAAGCGCGCCTCGCTGCTGCGTCGCGACTCGATCCACGGCCAGTTCAACGGCTCGATCTCGATCGACGAAGAGCGCAACCTCATCATCGCCAACGGCGTCGAGATCCAGGTCATCTACTCGAGCGACCCGACCACGGTGGACTACACCGAGTACGGCATCGACGACGCGATCCTGATCGACAACACCGGCATCTGGCGCGACCGCGAGGGGCTCTCGAAGCACCTGCGCCCCGGCATCGCCAAGGTCGTCCTGACCGCGCCCGGCAAGGGCGACGTCAAGAACATCGTCCACGGCGTCAACCACGGCACCATCGCGGACGACGACGACGTCATCTCCTGCGCGTCCTGCACCACCAACGCCATCGTGCCGCCGCTCAAGGCGATCGAGGACGAGTTCGGCATCGTCCACGGCCACGTGGAGACGGTTCACTCGTTCACCAACGACCAGAACCTCCTGGACAACTTCCACAAGGGTGACCGTCGTGGCCGCAGTGCGCCGCTGAACATGGTGCTCACCGAGACCGGTGCTGCGTCGGCCATCAAGAAGGCCATGCCGGACTTCGGGGCACACATCTCCGGCTCGTCGATCCGCGTCCCCACCCCGGACGTCTCGATGGCGATCCTGAACCTCACCCTGAAGAAGGAGACGACGAAGGAGGAGTTCAACGAGTACCTCCGCAACGTCTCGCTGCACTCGGGCCTGAAGCGTCAGATCGACTTCACCACCTCGAACGACGCCGTCTCGACCGACTTCGTCGGCTCGCGCCACGCCTCGATCGTCGACGCCAACGCGACCATCGTCAACGGCAGCAACGCGATCGTCTACCTCTGGTACGACAACGAGTTCGGCTACTCCTGCCAGGTCGTGCGCGTGGTCCAGCACATCTCCGGTGTGGAGTACCCGCTCTTCCCCCAGGACTGA
- a CDS encoding RelA/SpoT family protein, producing the protein MRARLARIGARPQGSVNPVLEPLFRSVRANHPKADLALLERAYTTAEHHHREQRRKSGDPYITHPLAVTSILADIGMTEATLCAALLHDTVEDTAYTLEELRRDFGDEVAELVDGVTKLDKVKYGDSAQAETIRKMIVAMSRDIRVLVIKLADRLHNMRTLRFVKQETQERKARETLDIFAPLAHRLGMNTIKWELEDLSFATLHPKIYDEIVRLVAERAPSRDKFLAEVIAQVEQDLRDAKIKATVTGRPKHYYSIYQKMIVGGRDFSDIYDLVGIRVLVEEERDCYGVLGVLHARWNPVLGRFKDYVAMPKFNMYQSLHTTVIGPHGKAVEMQIRTYAQHRRAEYGVAAHWKYKEDGRAGVDTERMGDKEDMTWVRQLLDWQSEVEDPGEFLESLRFEINRAEVYVFTPRGDVIALPAGATPVDFAYAVHTEVGHHTIGSRVNGRLVSLESTLDNGDVVEVFTSKAPNAGPSQDWLGFVKSPRARSKIRHWFTKERRDEAIEQGKEQIVKLMRKEGLPLKRLMSHESLSEVADHFKLADVTAVYASVGEGQLSAAAVVRRVIELHGGDEGAAEDLAEGVTITGRRNRGPRTSPGDVPVIVKGADGLWVKLAKCCTPVPPDEILGFVTKGGGVSVHRVDCTNAEELRTQPERLVEVDWEPTAKSTYLVNIQVEALDRSRLLSDITMVLSDAHVNILSASLTTSRDRVAKSKFSFEMADAKHLDNVLRAVRSVPGVFDAYRI; encoded by the coding sequence ATGCGCGCCCGGCTCGCCCGCATCGGTGCGCGTCCGCAGGGGAGCGTCAACCCGGTCCTCGAGCCGCTCTTCCGATCGGTGAGGGCCAACCACCCGAAGGCGGACCTGGCGCTGCTCGAGCGCGCCTACACGACCGCCGAGCACCACCACCGCGAGCAGCGCCGCAAGAGCGGCGACCCCTACATCACGCACCCGCTCGCAGTCACGTCGATCCTCGCTGACATCGGCATGACCGAGGCGACCCTCTGCGCCGCCCTGCTCCACGACACGGTCGAGGACACGGCATACACGCTCGAGGAGCTGCGGCGCGACTTCGGCGACGAGGTCGCCGAGCTGGTCGACGGCGTCACCAAGCTCGACAAGGTGAAGTACGGCGACTCCGCGCAGGCGGAGACGATCCGCAAGATGATCGTGGCGATGTCGCGTGACATCCGCGTGCTGGTCATCAAGCTCGCCGACCGGCTGCACAACATGCGCACGCTGCGGTTCGTCAAGCAGGAGACGCAGGAGCGCAAGGCCCGCGAGACGCTCGACATCTTTGCTCCGCTGGCCCACCGCCTCGGCATGAACACGATCAAGTGGGAGCTGGAGGACCTGTCCTTCGCGACCCTGCACCCGAAGATCTACGACGAGATCGTCCGGCTGGTCGCCGAGCGGGCGCCGTCGCGCGACAAGTTCCTGGCCGAGGTGATCGCCCAGGTCGAGCAGGACCTGCGTGACGCCAAGATCAAGGCGACCGTCACCGGCCGGCCGAAGCACTACTACTCGATCTACCAGAAGATGATCGTCGGCGGCCGCGACTTCTCCGACATCTACGACCTGGTCGGCATCCGCGTGCTCGTCGAGGAGGAGCGCGACTGCTACGGGGTGCTCGGTGTCCTCCACGCCCGGTGGAACCCCGTGCTCGGCCGGTTCAAGGACTACGTCGCGATGCCGAAGTTCAACATGTACCAGTCGCTGCACACGACGGTCATCGGTCCGCACGGCAAGGCCGTCGAGATGCAGATCCGCACCTATGCGCAGCACCGCCGCGCGGAGTACGGCGTCGCGGCCCACTGGAAGTACAAGGAAGACGGCCGCGCTGGCGTCGACACCGAGCGCATGGGCGACAAGGAGGACATGACCTGGGTCCGCCAGCTCCTGGACTGGCAGTCCGAGGTCGAGGATCCGGGCGAGTTCCTGGAGTCGCTGCGCTTCGAGATCAACCGCGCCGAGGTCTACGTCTTCACACCGCGCGGCGACGTCATCGCCCTGCCTGCGGGTGCGACCCCGGTCGACTTCGCGTACGCCGTCCACACCGAGGTCGGCCACCACACCATCGGCTCGCGCGTGAACGGTCGCCTGGTGTCGCTGGAGTCCACGCTGGACAACGGCGACGTCGTCGAGGTCTTCACCTCCAAGGCGCCCAATGCCGGCCCGTCGCAGGACTGGCTCGGCTTCGTGAAGTCGCCCCGCGCCCGCTCCAAGATCCGGCACTGGTTCACCAAGGAGCGTCGCGACGAGGCGATCGAGCAGGGCAAGGAACAGATCGTCAAGCTCATGCGCAAGGAGGGGCTGCCGCTCAAGCGGCTCATGTCCCACGAGTCGCTGAGCGAGGTCGCCGATCACTTCAAGCTCGCCGATGTCACGGCTGTCTATGCCTCGGTCGGTGAAGGCCAGCTCTCAGCTGCCGCCGTCGTACGCCGTGTGATCGAGCTGCACGGCGGCGACGAGGGTGCTGCCGAGGACCTGGCCGAGGGTGTCACCATCACCGGTCGCCGCAACCGTGGTCCGCGGACGTCGCCCGGCGACGTACCGGTCATCGTCAAGGGTGCCGACGGCCTCTGGGTGAAGCTCGCCAAGTGCTGCACCCCGGTGCCGCCCGACGAGATCCTGGGCTTTGTGACCAAGGGTGGCGGGGTCTCCGTCCACCGCGTCGACTGCACCAACGCCGAGGAGCTGCGCACCCAGCCCGAGCGCCTGGTCGAGGTGGACTGGGAGCCGACGGCCAAGTCGACGTACCTCGTCAACATCCAGGTCGAGGCCCTCGACCGCTCCCGCCTGCTCTCCGACATCACGATGGTGCTCTCCGACGCCCACGTGAACATCCTGTCGGCGTCGCTGACCACGTCGCGGGATCGTGTCGCGAAGTCGAAGTTCAGCTTCGAGATGGCCGACGCCAAGCACCTCGACAACGTCCTGCGTGCCGTCCGCTCGGTGCCCGGCGTCTTCGACGCCTACCGCATCTGA
- a CDS encoding adenine phosphoribosyltransferase, whose translation MRECVVDVPDYPEPGVLFKDITPLLADHDAFTAVVTALASAGRDGDGNVIVDKVVGMEARGFILAAPVALALGAGFVPVRKVGKLPRATHAVSYALEYGEATLEIHQDAIAPGDRVLLVDDVLATGGTAAATRTLVESCGGVAQAFSVLLELTFLPGRDAVPGLPVTALGRV comes from the coding sequence CTGCGAGAGTGCGTCGTCGACGTACCCGACTATCCGGAGCCGGGGGTGCTGTTCAAGGACATCACGCCCCTGCTCGCCGACCACGACGCCTTCACGGCCGTTGTGACGGCTCTCGCATCTGCTGGACGTGACGGTGACGGCAACGTCATCGTTGACAAGGTTGTGGGCATGGAAGCGCGCGGGTTCATCCTCGCTGCACCTGTCGCCCTGGCCCTCGGGGCGGGGTTCGTCCCGGTCCGGAAGGTTGGCAAGCTGCCGCGTGCGACCCACGCGGTGTCCTATGCCCTGGAGTACGGCGAGGCGACCCTGGAGATCCATCAGGACGCGATCGCCCCCGGTGACCGGGTGCTGCTCGTCGACGACGTGCTGGCCACCGGCGGGACCGCTGCTGCGACGCGCACGCTGGTCGAGTCCTGCGGTGGCGTGGCACAGGCCTTCTCGGTCCTGCTCGAGCTCACGTTCCTGCCGGGACGCGATGCCGTGCCCGGACTTCCGGTCACTGCCCTCGGGCGCGTCTGA